From a single Miscanthus floridulus cultivar M001 chromosome 8, ASM1932011v1, whole genome shotgun sequence genomic region:
- the LOC136469577 gene encoding protein ALP1-like, producing the protein MDRRMSQFIHYYFSYYYQYYIWRRRLLAAIALCLASYTYLLNMQKRDREAVTYGPMLDRDISRETRLNRLYNGTEAHCISELRMRKNVFHMLCQSLRSRGLLMDTLNVTVKEQVAMFMHVVGHKWSNRAIGFEFIRSGETVSRYFNEVLDACAILARELIYIRTTETHPKITSNLGRFHPYSEGCIGALDGTHIPAFVPAHMQGRFRGRKSIPTQNVLAAVDFDLRFIYVLAGWEGSAHDSYVLEDALRRPTGLKIPEGKFFLADVGYAARPGILPPYRGVHYHLKEYKGGREPENYKELYNSFCLL; encoded by the exons ATGGATCGAAGGATGAGTCAGTTCATACATTATTACTTCAGTTACTACTACCAGTACTACATTTGGAGGAGAAGGTTGTTAGCTGCTATTGCTTTGTGTCTAGCTAGTTACACTTATCTGCTAAACATGCAAAAGCGAGACAGAGAAGCTGTGACATATGGACCCATGTTGGACAGAGATATCTCAAGAGAAACCCGTTTAAATCGTTTGTATAATGGTACGGAGGCCCATTGTATTTCTGAACTGCGCATGCGAAAGAATGTTTTTCATATGCTCTGTCAAAGTCTCAGATCACGTGGTCTTTTGATGGACACATTGAATGTGACTGTAAAAGAACAAGTGGCAATGTTTATGCATGTTGTGGGTCATAAATGGTCTAATAGAGCTATTGGTTTTGAGTTCATTCGATCAGGTGAGACTGTTAGTAGGTACTTTAATGAGGTTTTAGATGCGTGTGCAATACTTGCTAGAGAACTCATATACATCAGGACCACTGAAACACACCCAAAGATCACAAGTAACCTAGGAAGGTTCCACCCTTACTCTGAG GGATGCATAGGAGCTTTGGATGGTACTCATATACCAGCATTTGTCCCTGCACACATGCAAGGCAGGTTTAGGGGTAGAAAGTCTATCCCGACTCAAAATGTTCTTGCAGCCGTTGATTTTGACCTGCGGTTCATATACGTCTTAGCTGGATGGGAGGGATCAGCTCATGACTCTTATGTACTTGAAGATGCTCTAAGACGCCCCACTGGCCTAAAAATACCTGAAG GAAAATTCTTTCTGGCAGATGTTGGATATGCAGCAAGACCTGGTATACTCCCTCCATATCGTGGCGTCCATTATCACCTAAAAGAATATAAAGGTGGTAGAGAACCTGAAAATTATAAGGAGTTATACAATTCTTTCTGTTTATTGTAG